In Cicer arietinum cultivar CDC Frontier isolate Library 1 chromosome 7, Cicar.CDCFrontier_v2.0, whole genome shotgun sequence, the genomic window GATGGTATTACAGACCTGAAGAATCCATTGGTGGTCGTAGACAGTTTCATGGTGCCAAAGAGCTTTTTCTTTCTGACCATTACGATGTTCAGAGTGCTCACACTATTGAAGGCAAATGTGTTGTTCACTCTTTCAAGAATTATACTAAGCTTGATAATGTTGCTGCTGAAGATTACTATTGTAGATTTGAGTATAAGGCTGCTACTGGTGCTTTCACTCCTGACCGTGTTGCTGTGTGAGTTTTCTTTTTTACCGACACTGCAGATTGAAGGCTTCTGTGACACATGTCGGTGTTGCAGTTTCAGTGTCGTGAGTTAGTCACTCATTTACTATAACTACTAATGTCTAatggttttaatttttaattatctgctttgtcttgttttttttgtgtgtgaagGTATTGCAAATGTGAAATGCCTTATAACCCGGATGACCTCATGGTACAATGTGAGGGGTGCAAGGATTGGTAAACAAAACACTCTATTGTATTCACCTTTACTTTCTTTACTACTGTTGTTGTTATTGCTTTTcggtttctcttttctttttctataatttCCATTTTTGCAGCACCTGCGGAATCAAGCTACAGGGTCTTAAAACTTTTGAGGTCAATATTCGACTTAAATTGACAAGGCGAATGGTTAAGATGTTTAGGAAgagtttgttcaatagttttaaatttatatgcACTAAGTTTGGGTAACTGTCGCTTGGTTTGGTTTAGTCTATATATGTTTTTTGCATGGTCATCTTAAGAAAGCGTTTGCCTTGTAATTTATAGTATTGATAGAGAGTGAAAGACATATATTTGATTGTCTATTTATTATTGAGCTACTCATGCCGAAAATTCAATGACAGCTGAACACTATCACTGGTTGAATGCTGGATGTGTGGCGTTAGTTGTGACATAACTTTGGGttctgttttttcttttcttcgataCATATGTGATCGATGCAGAGGCTTTGTAGGTTACTTGTAAGATATGCATAGATACATTTGTCAATATTCATCCATATAAGATTGTGGATACAAAGAGTGTTCAATCTTTGTAGGTTTCTTGTAGGTACCATCCTGCTTGTGTGGGCGTGACTATTGAAGAAGCAAAGAAACTAGACCATTTTATGTGTGCTGAATGTTCATCTGATGACGACATAAAGAAACCCCAAACTACATTTTCTTCGTCACCGGGATCTGATAGCAAGGTGACTTCTTGCATCCATTAACAAATTTTTACACTTTTGTTCTTAATACTTTATTTTCACAGCATATGTCTGAGTCAGTAGTTTTTCTGTCAATTGTTCCCACCCCGACATCCATAGGGAGAGGAGATACATTGCTGAGGAAGAGATGGGCAGGTTAAAATTTGCGTAGCATTTAGAGTTTGAAGGGGAGAAGGTTTTTTTTCCCCCTTAAAAAATGTGTCCTCAGAGCagctaattttaaaatttgccATATTTTGCAGTTAGTTTTTTTCACCATTTAGCATGATTTTATTCTTGTTACACGAGTAAAAAGACCAACATGTTTCAGTTATTTCCAGAACCATCCAGGCATATGTGTGATCATTGGTAGTATCATGCACCAACATGCGCGCTTGTACTGTTTCTGTTCTGTATCAAACTTTgcataattcatttttattcttaatcTGACACTCCCGTTACTATTGGATTCAAACTGTTTTTAGTTTAAGCTGTTGGATAGCTTCTAAAATAATCTACAGACACTGGGCTTTTATGCATGCCTTTACTTTTGAATATACTTGTCATTTTCAATTGTTTCTCTTGTCCCCCGGTGCCATGGTTTCCTTTTTTGCTTATTGACGTGAATGTATTGATGTCTGCAATTATTGTTTTTGAAGCATAGATTTTTCAACGATGCTTATTCTGCTAAGCCTTA contains:
- the LOC101499437 gene encoding chromatin remodeling protein EBS-like isoform X3, translating into MAKTRPGKKDLDSYTIRGTNKIVRAGECVLMRPTDTSKPPYVARVEKIEQDNRSNVRVRVRWYYRPEESIGGRRQFHGAKELFLSDHYDVQSAHTIEGKCVVHSFKNYTKLDNVAAEDYYCRFEYKAATGAFTPDRVAVYCKCEMPYNPDDLMVQCEGCKDWYHPACVGVTIEEAKKLDHFMCAECSSDDDIKKPQTTFSSSPGSDSKVEPKRRKRGP
- the LOC101499437 gene encoding chromatin remodeling protein EBS-like isoform X1, whose translation is MAKTRPGKKDLDSYTIRGTNKIVRAGECVLMRPTDTSKPPYVARVEKIEQDNRSNVRVRVRWYYRPEESIGGRRQFHGAKELFLSDHYDVQSAHTIEGKCVVHSFKNYTKLDNVAAEDYYCRFEYKAATGAFTPDRVAVYCKCEMPYNPDDLMVQCEGCKDCTCGIKLQGLKTFEVSCRYHPACVGVTIEEAKKLDHFMCAECSSDDDIKKPQTTFSSSPGSDSKVEPKRRKRGP
- the LOC101499437 gene encoding chromatin remodeling protein EBS-like isoform X2 yields the protein MAKTRPGKKDLDSYTIRGTNKIVRAGECVLMRPTDTSKPPYVARVEKIEQDNRSNVRVRVRWYYRPEESIGGRRQFHGAKELFLSDHYDVQSAHTIEGKCVVHSFKNYTKLDNVAAEDYYCRFEYKAATGAFTPDRVAVYCKCEMPYNPDDLMVQCEGCKDCTCGIKLQGLKTFEVSCRYHPACVGVTIEEAKKLDHFMCAECSSDDDIKKPQTTFSSSPGSDSKGEEIHC